CATCTTAGGTGctctctggctctctctctcACCAGCTGCCAGGTTGTGAGGAGACTCAGGAAGCCTATGGATAGGCCCACATGACAAGGAATTGAAGCCAGAGAGCAACCACATGAGTGAGCTTGGCAGTGAATCATCTGGGGCCTACCAACAGCCATGTAAAAGAGCTTGGATGTGGACCTCCTACCCCAATTTTGCCTGCATATGAGACTGCAGCCCCAGATGACAGCCTGAGTGCAAATTCATGAGAGACTTTGAGCCAGGGGCACCCCAGCTAAGCCATGTATAGATTCCTGACCTGTGAAACTGTGATATAATAAATGTCGGTTGTCTTAAAGCACTAAGTTTTGAggcaatttgttatacagcaatagttAACTACTAcacctttgacccagaaattctacttcaaAATACATACACTAGAGCagtttttttctaatcttttgcACATCATAGCGTATGTTTAAAATGCTAATATGTGTACCAGCTCACTGGGATGAACAGACAGCCTGCTCTTAGCCAAAGGGAACAGTCCCCAGGGCAGCAGTTGCATGAAGCCAGGCCCATCTTTCTGGAGGGCTAAGGGAATCAATATATTAGAACCCCCATTACCCAGCTGGGAAGGTCTGCCCCAGAGAAACTTTTCAGTATGGGCACAAGGAGACATGCCCCAGGATGTTCATTAAATCCTCACTTATAATTGCACAGCACGGGAACAACCCAAGTCCATCAGCAGGCAAAGAGATAAAGAAATTGGATAATTCATGCAACAGAAGTCCATACAATGATATATTATAGTAATATCATATTGGAAAATTGATACAATCATATTCAGTAGCTAAAATGTACGACCTAGATCTAAATGTATCAAATCGCtaacaaaaattaatattaaatgaagATTTAAGTTTCAAAAGGCTATATTTATTATACCATTCACataatgtaaaatacataaaacaataatGCATATtggctacatatatatatatatgtagaaaaaagaaaaaacatgcacAAGAAAGAAACTTCTAAATGGTGCTTTTTTGGGGAAAAGAAGTAAGATAAATAGGATAAAGTGAGAGCTTCAACTGTAACATTTTGTTTCAAAAACAGAAGTATCTGAggatctgaagaaaataaaatgtgcttGGTCTGTATGACAAGTACATGTGGGCAAAAGTATGTTTAATtctctgtacttttctgtatgtttgaaatattttaaataaaaaatacattatttcttgactacaaaaatacatatacattagATGAGGCTTATTAATTGGGTTGTGGAATCTCTCTATATCCTTGTTTATTTTGCAATCTATTTGCTCTATCTATACCAAAGCAAGTGTGGTTAAGTCTTCTACTATAATTGCAGACTTTCTGATTTCTATAATTCTAATAATATTTGcctcatatattttgaaattactttgTTTGGCATATAAATTTTAGTGACTATATCTCCTCGGTGAATGAAACAAcctgatttgttttctttaatgcTTTTTACTTTGAGTTCTTGATTTTTCTGATATTAACATTGCTACATGTCTCTTTccttatccttttttctttctaaaattccttccttcccctccttccatctttcctcctctcccttccttcttctttctttccttcctttctgctggTATTTAACTGGCATATATATTCTATTCCTATTTCTGCTTTAGGTGAAGCATATAAACAGCATAtaactggatttctttttttttaacatctttattggagtataattgctttacaatggtgtgttagtttctgctttataacaaagtgaatcagttatacatatacatatgttcccatatctcttccctcttgcgtctccctccctcccaccctccctatcccaaccctctaggtggtcacaaaccacctagctgatctccctgtgttttgcagctgcttcccactagctatctatttgacatttgctagtgtatatatgtccatgccactctctcactttgtcacagcttacccttccccctccccatatcctcaagtccattctctagtaggtctgtgtctttattcccgtcttgcccctaggttcttcatgacctttttttttcttagattccatatatatgtgttagcatatggtatttgtttttctctttctgacttacttcactctgtatgacagactctaggtccatccacctcactacaaataactcagttttgttcctttatatggctgagtaatattccatagtatatatgtgccaaatcttctttatccatttatctgttaatggacacttaggttgcttccatgtcctggctattgtaaatagagctgcaatgaacattttggtacatgactcttgaaTTATAACTGGATTTCTAAAAACTAAATGCTAAAACTAAAATGAgagtttgcttttttatttttaatgggagATGTTAACCCATAATACATCCTGACATATTTGGATTTTTTCTGCTCCCCCCCTTTTTAACATACTTTCTTGTTGCCTCCCATTCCATTTCTGCcttttgttagatttttttctctttgttctataTATTATTTCTTCAACGGTTTGAAAGTTGTACATCCTATTTCTATCTTGTTGTTGCCCCTAAAATTTCTTGCTCTTCTATTATGCATTTTATTCCCAGTAAAGAACAAAGCTTTGCTGCTGTTGTGAACATAGGCAGTCTTTACATTTAACGCAAATATTAGAGATATATGTAaagtgcaatttaaaaaaaaagatttcggAGTTCAGTAAAATTGTATAAATCCCAAAGGCATAGCTATAATATTTTGAAGGGCAATGCAGTTACGAAAATGTGAACCCATGTTGTGCTGCAATGATtgatcatttcttttggatagagAACCTCGATTTTGTGATTAACAGCAACAAATTCTACTGTAAACAGTTCAATTTGCTTCAACCACCAGGTTAAAAAAATTCAGCTGATTGCAACCCTAAGTACCGTGATACTTCTCTACAGATCATAACATAGAACATAAGACAGGATATATTAATATCATTACTTTCACATCAGAATGAAGCAGAAAGAGTTTtcggatttcattttatttcaaacaacaacaaccaccCAAAGCCCAGAACAGAAGGGCAAATGACTAAATGTTTAACATTTGTTAAAGCTGGCTGTTGGTTACATTTTTTGCTGTCCTTTTCTGTATCCTTGACGATTTCATcatttcaaatgaaataatgttttcgAGCCCACCCTGATTTGTCGAGAGCAGCTGCCGCCCCCGCCACATCAAGGGGGCGGGCCGCCGCGACGGTACAATCACTTCCGCCGCCGCCGCAGTCGCGCCCGTCCCGCCGCTGTCTGGAGGGGGAGGAGCTGGAGCGCCGGGAGCAGCGGCTCTGGAGGTTGTGGCGGTTGGAGGTCCGAGGGATCTTCTCTTTCCGAGAGCGTACAGGGGTCGCGACTGGGTGAGTGAAAGGCTGTTTATTTCCTCGCTCCCTCCAGACGTGGCGGTGGGGCGAGTGGCCGGGCGTGGGGCGAGTGGCCGGGCACCGGCGCGAGgatgtggaggtggggtgggctcTAATGAACAGATTTTCGGGCTCGCCCCTCGGGAAGGGGTGGGGCGGACGTGGGACCTGACCGCAGAGGGAGGCCTGTGCCCTCCACTGGCCCGATTTAGGGCTCCATCCTTCATCTTCCGGCCCCTTACGTGTGGCTCGGTCCCAGCTCGGGTGGCTTGAATTCGAGAGGGGAGTGGTGGTCGCGGCCCTCTCCGCctgtcctcccctctcctcctgcctcccttctTGGCCCCTCTGCGGAGCTATCCGTGGCCTTTCTTTCCCCATTTTGAAGTTGTTTTGATGAATGGTAAATGGTGAAGATTTTTAGGCAAATATGTTGTTACCAGGAAAAGAATtgtcagaaaaacaaatcatTCCCAGGGAAAAACTATAACCCCACacgcccttttcttttttttcccccttccctgcCACATCGGTTTGGATCTACCGTTTGAGCCGTTAAATGTTTCCCCGTCTCATTATGTCGTTGTGGACCCCCTCCCATCCCCGTGTCTCGCGTGCGCGTGCAGGGACACATACACGCACATGCccgcacatacacacatacacgcacatgcGCGCGCTCACACGCATGCACAAAAACCTTCCATTGCGGCTGCCTTACCGCCGCCCCCCCTCATGCTCAAGGTTCCTTCgtgtccccctcccccacacaTGCTTGGatagacatgcacacacaccctctCACACACTGTCCCAGTCTCCAGTGCCTTCccctgagagagacagagacagactgacacacagacacacacacacacacagcctcacaCTCTCCGGTGCTTCTCCCTGCCTCTCACCGCCTGCCACATACACACCTCCAGAAgcatccccctcctccctctgcctcttcTTGCTCTGGTgagcacacacacaacacacacacacacaccctgtgggCCGCCTTACCCCCTGCCCACTTACACAGATTGCTGGCTCCTCTTTCCTATGCCACTTACATGCACACGCACCCACACGCTCTTTTACATACCCCTCTCAGGTGCTCCCTGTCTGCTACCTATGTGCCTAGACAGCCTCCTTCGCTGGTCCCtgccatgcacacacactcacataaatCCTTCTCCAGGGACATCCCCCTCTTCCTGCTCGCCACATCCATGCATAGAGACATTTTTTGCTGGTGCCCACCCGCCTGCCCGCCTGCCATACGCACTTCCCTCTCCAGTGCTGTCCCCATATCGATGCTCACACTGACCCTTCTCCATTGTTGCCTCCCATTTTGATGAACACACGCACACAAACTCAAGGACACCCCCTGTTCAGTGCCACTATACCCTTCCTGGCTTGCCACAGGCACAATAAACACAGGCATTCCTCCCTAGAGTTCCAGCCATCACACATCGGAGCCACATGCACATTCTCTGTCTATCGTGCTTACACACGCCCCTCTCCCCTGAAGCCACCCCATCCATGCCTGTCATTTTCATACCCACATCCAGAATGGGTCTCATTCTGCCTGACACTCATGCCTCTTCCCAGTGCCACTGTCACCTGCCCTTTCCCCCTACAAATACAGGAGTCTCTCCACTTCATGATTGCTGGTCCCCCTTCCACCTGCCTGGTCCCCCTTCCACCTGCCCCTCTCCTCCTGACAGACGCGTAGACACTCTCGCATACACAGTGATGGTGATCTATATTTTCCACCCCTATTCCAATTTGCATTGCTCCTGTATGTATACAGGACTCCGAAAAACGCAGataccccatttaaaaaaaaacccacagccgTCTTTCCTCTTCCCATGTTGGCACAATTCCAGCGCTTCACCTATCTTCCCAGCGTCCagtcacccctcccccatcttccGTCAGATCCTCCCCTGAGTCTGGCTTTCCTACAAACCCAGTTTTGTAATTATTTTGCCAACATTAAAAATGTGTTCCAGGTCTACACCTGACAGTCACTGGAATGCTACTCCAGGCCTTAGAAGAAAGTGAAACTAATTTTAAAGGCCCCTTATTCTTTCTGTAACCTGCCTGCTGAAGTGAAAATAAATCTCCCTGCTCCTTTATTCCGAACTGATTTGACCTTCCCATCTCCAAAGCGTGCCCAGGGAGCAGGAGCCTTTCCACTCAAGCCCCAGCTGTATTGGAAACCCTCCTAAGTCAGAGCAAATGGGTCAGGAATCTAGCTAGCCTGTATGGCCCAAGCCAGGAGGAGGGTATCAGTCCAATACAGGCAGGAGGTATGGAAGAAGGCATGCTTATGTCAGTTTCAGGCCATCCACGAGCCAGCAGGAAAGGATTTCCGGCCAGAGAAAGACGTCATCCGAAGTCCCAATGCACAGATCAGCCCCCAGTCAAACCACCAAGAGGAGGAGCCGATCACCATTTTCCACCACTCGTCGTAGTTGGGACGACAGCGAGAGCTCGGGAACCAGCCTGAATGTTGATAATGAGGACTACTCCAGGTACCCGCCCAGAGAGTACAGGGCTTCGGGGAGCAGAAGAGGAATGGCTTATGGACATATTGACTGTTTCGGGGCAGATGATAgtgaggaggagggggctgggcctgTTGAGCGAGTGCCAGTGAGAGGGAAAACTGGCAAGTTTAAAGATGATAAGCTGTATGACCCAGAGAAGGGGGCGAGGTCTCTGGCTGGGGTGCCCCTACAGTTCTCTAGTTTTAACCGCGATGTGAGAGAGGAGCTTGACAAGTTAGACCCGGCCCCTACAGCACGGGGCTCTGCTAGCAGAGCTGAGTTCCTGCAGCCAAATAGCATGGCCCCTCAGCCATCTTCTGCTGAAGGCAAGGTGGTCACAAATGGCAACAGCCTGGAGAGGGAGAGACGGGAGCAGAATTTACCTGCGTGTCCCAGCAGGGCTCCTGTGAGTATTTGTGGTGGTGGGGAAAACACCCCAAAGAGTTCAGAGGAGCCGGTGGTGAGGCCCAAAATCAGAAATCCAGCAAGTCCCAACTGCgtgaaaccaaaaatattttttgatactgatgatgatgatgatatgcCACACAGTACTTCCAGGTGGAGGGAGACTGCCAACGCTGATGAAGGCCACTCAGATGGCCTGGCAAGAAGAGGCAGAGGCGAGAGTTCAGGTGGCTACCCTGAGCCGAAGTACCCTGAAGACAAGAGGGAAGCCAGGAGTGACCAAGTGAAGCCGGAAAAGGTACCGAGACGGCAACGAACCATGGCTGATCCTGACTTCTGGACGTACAGCGATGATTACTACAGATACTTCGAAGAAGACTCTGACAGTGACAAAGAGTGGACTGCGGCTCTGCGTCGCAAGTATCGAGGTCGGGAGCAAAATCTGTCGTCCAGTGGCGAGAGCTGGGAGACTCTGCCAGGAAAAGAAGAGCATGAAGCCGAGCAAGCCAGAGTGAATGCCAGTgccagcgccagccccagtgcTGGTGCCAGTGCTGGCAGCAGTGGCGGCAATGAACTTGAAGAAGTTCGAGGGCCGTCTCTCCAGGAAGAGGAACGGGCAGCCACCGAAGAAGAAGTTCCTTGGCTCCAATACAATGAAAACGAGAACAGCAGTGAGGGGGATAATGATTCCGGTCAGGAGTTTCTGCAGCCCAGCGTCTTCATGCTGGACGGCAACAACAACCTTGAAGATGACTCCAGTGTCAGTGAAGACCTCGAAGTGGATTGGAGCCTCTTCGATGGGTTTGCGGATGGGTTGGGGGTGGCTGAAGCCATTTCCTACGTGGATCCTCAGTTCCTCACGTACATGGCACTTGAAGAACGCCTGGCCCAGGCAATGGAAACTGCCCTGGCGCACTTGGAGTCTCTCGCGGTGGACGTGGAGGTGGCCAATCCACCAGCCAGCAAGGAGAGCATCGACGCTCTTCCCGAGATCCTGGTCACGGAAGATCACAGCGCGGTGGGGCAGGAGATGTGTTGCCCCATCTGTTGCAGTGAATATGTGAAGGGGGAGGTGGCAACGGAGCTGCCGTGCCACCACTATTTCCACAAGCCCTGTGTGTCCATCTGGCTTCAGAAGTCAGGCACTTGCCCCGTGTGCCGCTGCATGTTCCCTCCCCCGCTTTAAGACCAAGGCTCTTACCTCCTGGTCTGATGATTTTCCCCATCTGAAATCCACAATACTGCAGGAGCCCTCTCCAAATTAATCGTTAAAACGAAATCAATCAGTCGATTGAGCTCCACCTGTTGATTCCTTGTGATTATTTCCAGTGTGAAAAAGGTTGTGTACGATtgcattgaaaaaaaatcatcctgTGTTTTAGAGGTTAGAAAGGGAAAACTAAACTTTCTAAATGCTATTTGCGATTGCAGTAAAAACATACATTTTCTAACCTGAATGGTGAAATAAGttgcatttgtttttttcagtagAATATGTTGCTGTTGATTGTAACGTCAAGTTTATCTGTTAAATTTGTCCAAAGGGCATCATCATTTCTGTTGCATGTTATGGGTTAATGTTCCTGTAATTGCAGTGCCGTAAAAGCTTATTAAAGTTCTCCTTTTGGTTTTACATGGTATAGTGGAATTGTTTGGTTTTGTCTAAAATGGTGGTACTAAGTGACTTTATAATTGATCTCTTGCATTTGCATCCCAAATAGGGTTTTTTGGAGTTCCCACTAGGAGAAAAACTTTAGTTTCACTGGAAATGCTGACTCCAACAACAGCAAAAGTAAGGGTAATTATTTCTAAGTAGGGGTAAAGTGTATGGTTGTCAGGCTACTGAAGGGGCAAAGGTTGAGTAGAGGATACTCTGTCAGTCtatgagaaggaaagaaacagtgaGAAAGCATAGTAAAAATAATGATGGTAGGAATACATCCAATTGGAGTGTAGGAGTGAAGGAGTTAAAATTCCCTTTTAGAAAAAAGCAAGTCTCAGAGGaagtgggtaaaaaaaaaaagctgtatgcTGATTGTGTACATTAACACAGTGAcacaaaaggaacagaaaaatatatgCCAGACAAGTGCTACGAAAAACAGAGGTACCCACCCACGCAAAGTGAACAGGTTTGAACATTTAGCCATATTGGcttcagatctctctctctctccaataaATTTACACTTTCAGGCACAGGTGAAGTTCTTCACCTGTCATATTTACCTTCCTCCACAGAGGTAAGCACTACCCAGGAAATTGTTTACTTCTCG
Above is a window of Mesoplodon densirostris isolate mMesDen1 chromosome X, mMesDen1 primary haplotype, whole genome shotgun sequence DNA encoding:
- the PJA1 gene encoding E3 ubiquitin-protein ligase Praja-1, which codes for MHRSAPSQTTKRRSRSPFSTTRRSWDDSESSGTSLNVDNEDYSRYPPREYRASGSRRGMAYGHIDCFGADDSEEEGAGPVERVPVRGKTGKFKDDKLYDPEKGARSLAGVPLQFSSFNRDVREELDKLDPAPTARGSASRAEFLQPNSMAPQPSSAEGKVVTNGNSLERERREQNLPACPSRAPVSICGGGENTPKSSEEPVVRPKIRNPASPNCVKPKIFFDTDDDDDMPHSTSRWRETANADEGHSDGLARRGRGESSGGYPEPKYPEDKREARSDQVKPEKVPRRQRTMADPDFWTYSDDYYRYFEEDSDSDKEWTAALRRKYRGREQNLSSSGESWETLPGKEEHEAEQARVNASASASPSAGASAGSSGGNELEEVRGPSLQEEERAATEEEVPWLQYNENENSSEGDNDSGQEFLQPSVFMLDGNNNLEDDSSVSEDLEVDWSLFDGFADGLGVAEAISYVDPQFLTYMALEERLAQAMETALAHLESLAVDVEVANPPASKESIDALPEILVTEDHSAVGQEMCCPICCSEYVKGEVATELPCHHYFHKPCVSIWLQKSGTCPVCRCMFPPPL